A stretch of the Arachis stenosperma cultivar V10309 chromosome 6, arast.V10309.gnm1.PFL2, whole genome shotgun sequence genome encodes the following:
- the LOC130933659 gene encoding uncharacterized protein LOC130933659: MEVSNGFPAVHAGASGGRWWRSWRRWKADEEKNMMLPEVTNQSVRNRSKNESKEARVEFRRKNNLVVAASFGGAWRHVWRWMAADLIALESRRQDEQDGTSPPFHPGHPTSDPTRRFPILISTRIRSLLYIGAVCGDLQQSDRMEGILEDNPSSQDDSQPRRPISEHHEATNQAKIASTIHHANEHVTTDPQHPEKARDKAVQIIQDLCLRVQELEGKLNDREKHNNEHGSQATSKSRSHHGRSPIRQHNRRDDRSTSRNRRREKSPERRYDKKHHRSDSRDLNRQHDSDEDRRYRSTKRTRSDHTIMGATPFTEGILRAKLPKGFDKPTDMKYDGTKDPQEHLTAFEARMKLEGASDAVRCRAFPVTLAGPAIKWFNTLPNGSITSFHDITRKFMAQFTTRITKAKHPISLLGVTQRQEESTRKYLDRFNDECLTVDGLTDSVASLCLTNGLMNEDFRKHLTTKPVWTMHEIQNVAKDYINDEEVSQVVAANKRQHAATQHGNQTPRHNAPPKENQRDHLKPTHRPPRIGKFSNYTPLTASITEVYHQIADRGIIPRARPLKERTGGNKTLYCDYHRGYGHKTQDCYDLKDALEQAIRDGKLPEFVKIIREPRRADRDKSPEREGRNPRTQKPPRENTEEDPTIIVNVITGKDVPNKSKLTMKKDLKIMAVKNHDPVTIADSTITFLPEDCQHGTSAGDAPFVISARIGTGLVRRILVDTGADSNILFRGAFDKLGLRNDNLQTHRHGVTGLGDNFLKPDGSVTLPITIGTSNQRKTILSEFVVLKDSTAYNVILGRKTINDFSAVIFTKYLLMKFKADDGTIGTIHGDREVAAECDNNSLALRKKSRDAAGIFLADLDARLDGQPRPEPEGDMEKLQIGPTKDEYTFINRNLPHDLKEELSQLLKQNRDLFAFTPADMPGISPDLMSHHLAVDPLAKPVAQRRRKMSPDRAAEVQKQVKALLEANFIRELPYTTWLANVVLVKKSNGKWRIFMDAYSGYNQIPMHRPDEEKTAFITPDGTYCYKVMPFGLKNAGATYQRLVNKIFRNLTGNKIEVYIDDMLAKTESGEQLTDDLKVIMNTLRKHQMRLNPTKCAFGMEAGKFLGFMITQRGVEANPEKCRAVLEMTSPKNLKDIQKLTGRLTALSRFLRASAQKAIPFFKLMKKGIPFKWEKECEEAFQHFKRVLTEPPILAKPQTGETLYLYLSITEEIIAAALVRKNEKKEQKPIYFISKVLQDTEARYSRLEKLAFALLSASRRLRQYFQAHPITVRTDQTVKQVLQKPDLAGRMLAWSIELSQFQIKFEPRNAIKAQALTDFIAEMTPTKLTPEPWKLHVDGSSNSTHGGAGIILENQNGITIEQSIRYDFPVSNNQAEYEALLAGLNLAREVGAKVLEVNTDSQVVCSQINGSYQTRDPLLQQYLKKVSETKERFENVSIHHVPRERNARADLLSKLASTKSGHGNRSLIQEVVKSPSVSTEINAHLTSSNRESWTYPILQYLRDGILPPDPKEERKIKREAANYTIIAGQLYKRGFSQPLLKCVEPEHTEYILREIHEGCCGHHIGGKTLAQKVTRAGYFWPTIIRDSMQLTKSCDKCQKHANIHQAAPHQLSVISAERPFGSWGIDLVGPFPTAPGQLRYLIVAIDYYTKWIEAEPLASITATQCRKFVWRQIITRFGIPEVIISDNGTQFTDKKFRELLEGLHVSHRFSSVEHPQTNGQVESANKVIVKGLKKRLDKAKGLWTDELGSVLWSYRTTPQTSTGETPFRLTYGVEAVIPVEIGDPSPRKTVGGNDEEAERDLIDEARSIAHVKELALKQRISLRYNHDVIRREFADNDLVLRRNDIGLPTPGEGKLAPNWEGPYRVKAVIGKGAYKLERLDGSEIPRTWNAANLRRYYT; this comes from the exons ATGGAGGTGAGCAACGGATTTCCGGCAGTGCATGCGGGCGCGTCTGGTGGCAGATGGTGGCGGTCTTGGCGGCGTTGGAAAGCCGACGAAGAGAAAAACATGATGTTGCCGGAGGTGACGAACCAAAGTGTTAGAAACAGATCGAAAAATGAGAGCAAAGAAGCACGGGTGGAATTTAGAAGGAAGAATAACCTGGTCGTTGCAGCCTCTTTCGGCGGCGCGTGGCGGCACGTCTGGCGGTGGATGGCGGCGGATCTGATTGCGTTGGAATCACGGAGACAAGACGAACAAGATG gtacctcccCTCCGTTCCATCCAGGCCATCCAACATCCGATCCAACTCGCAGGTTCCCGATCCTCATCTCAACTCGTATCAGAAGCCTTCtgtacattggcgccgtctgtggggacctGCAACAATCAGACCGGATGGAGGGCATCCTGGAGGATAACCCATCAAGCCAGGACGACTCCCAACCGCGTCGTCCGATCTCAGAACACCATGAAGCCACAAACCAAGCAAAAATAGCAAGCACCATCCACCACGCAAACGAACACGTCACGACGGACCCACAACATCCCGAGAAAGCCAGGGACAAAGCGGTACAAATCATCCAGGATCTCTGTCTCCGGGTCCAAGAACTTGAAGGCAAGCTAAACGACCGAGAAAAACACAATAACGAGCATGGAAGCCAGGCAACTTCCAAGTCAAGATCCCACCACGGAAGGTCGCCAATCCGGCAGCACAATAGGAGAGATGATCGCAGCACCTCACGCAACCGCCGACGCGAGAAGTCGCCTGAACGACGATACGACAAGAAACACCATCGCAGCGATTCTCGGGATCTAAACCGTCAGCATGATTCAGACGAAGACCGGAGATACCGAAGCACCAAACGCACGAGAAGCGACCATACCATAATGGGAGCTACGCCCTTCACGGAAGGAATCTTAAGAGCAAAACTCCCCAAAGGTTTCGACAAACCCACCGACATGAAGTACGACGGAACTAAAGACCCTCAAGAGCACCTAACGGCCTTTGAGGCCAGAATGAAGTTAGAAGGAGCATCCGACGCAGTCCGATGCAGAGCCTTCCCAGTAACCCTTGCCGGGCCAGCGATCAAATGGTTCAACACCCTCCCAAACGGATCCATAACTAGCTTCCACGACATCACAAGAAAATTCATGGCCCAGTTCACAACCCGAATCACCAAAGCCAAACACCCCATCAGCCTGTTAGGGGTCACACAAAGGCAAGAAGAATCCACAAGAAAATACCTCGACCGCTTCAACGACGAATGCCTAACGGTCGACGGACTCACGGACTCCGTTGCCAGCCTCTGCCTAACTAACGGACTCATGAATGAAGACTTTCGCAAACATCTCACCACCAAACCAGTGTGGACCATGCACGAAATCCAGAACGTCGCCAAAGATTACATCAACGACGAGGAAGTCAGCCAGGTCGTCGCCGCCAACAAACGGCAGCACGCCGCCACCCAACACGGCAACCAGACTCCCCGTCATAACGCACCACCCAAAGAGAACCAACGAGACCACCTTAAACCGACCCACAGACCACCAAGAATAGGAAAATTTTCCAACTACACTCCCCTAACAGCATCAATTACTGAGGTATACCACCAAATAGCAGATCGAGGCATCATCCCCAGAGCCCGACCACTCAAGGAAAGGACAGGAGGAAACAAAACCCTCTACTGCGACTATCACCGCGGATACGGCCACAAAACACAAGATTGTTACGATCTCAAAGACGCTCTTGAGCAAGCTATACGAGACGGCAAACTCCCCGAGTTCGTCAAAATCATCAGAGAACCAAGGCGCGCCGACAGAGACAAATCACCAGAAAGAGAAGGACGCAACCCAAGAACTCAAAAACCACCCAGGGAAAACACCGAAGAAGATCCGACCATCATAGTAAACGTCATCACGGGCAAAGACGTGccaaataaatcaaaactaaCAATGAAAAAAGACCTCAAGATAATGGCCGTCAAAAACCACGACCCAGTAACCATTGCCGACAGCACGATAACCTTCTTACCCGAGGACTGCCAGCACGGCACCTCGGCCGGAGATGCCCCATTCGTCATATCAGCCCGAATCGGAACAGGACTAGTAAGAAGAATACTCGTGGACACGGGTGCCGACTCCAATATCCTCTTCCGAGgagccttcgacaaactcgggcTCCGCAACGACAACCTCCAAACGCATCGCCACGGCGTCACGGGCCTCGGAGATAACTTCCTCAAACCAGACGGCTCGGTCACTCTCCCCATCACCATAGGAACAAGCAATCAGAGAAAGACGATCCTATCCGAATTCGTCGTCCTAAAAGACTCCACAGCCTATAACGTCATTCTCGGAAGAAAAACAATTAACGACTTCTCGGCAGTCATCTTCACCAAATACCTTCTCATGAAATTCAAAGCCGATGACGGCACCATTGGAACCATTCACGGAGACCGAGAAGTTGCAGCCGAATGCGACAACAATAGCTTAGCTCTAAGGAAAAAATCCCGGGACGCGGCCGGAATATTCCTTGCCGACCTAGACGCACGGCTTGACGGCCAACCTAGACCGGAACCAGAAGGGGACATGGAAAAACTACAAATAGGGCCAACCAAAGATGAATACACGTTCATCAACAGAAACCTCCCACACGACCTCAAAGAAGAACTCTCTCAACTTTTGAAACAAAACAGAGACCTATTCGCATTCACaccagccgacatgccgggaATAAGTCCCGATCTGATGTCTCACCATCTGGCAGTAGACCCCCTAGCCAAACCCGTGGCGCAAAGAAGACGGAAAATGTCACCAGACCGAGCCGCCGAGGTCCAAAAACAAGTAAAAGCCTTACTCGAAGCCAACTTCATCCGAGAACTCCCTTACACGACCTGGCTAGCCAACGTCGTACTAGTTAAAAAGTCTaacgggaagtggcgaat cttcatggacgcatattccGGCTACAACCAGATCCCGATGCACCGACCAGACGAAGAAAAAACAGCATTCATCACCCCAGACGGAACCTACTGCTATAAAGTAATGCCCTTCGGCTTGAAAAACGCCGGAGCCACCTACCAGCGACTTGTTAACAAAATATTTCGCAACTTAACCGGAAACAAAATAGAAGTCTACATAGATGATATGCTCGCCAAAACAGAATCCGGCGAGCAACTAACCGACGATTTAAAGGTCATAATGAACACTTTGCGAAAGCACCAAATGCGACTCAACCCAACAAAGTGCGCTTTCGGAATGGAAGCAGGAAAATTCCTCGGATTCATGATCACACAACGCGGAGTTGAGGCAAACCCGGAAAAATGCCGTGCCGTCCTCGAGATGACAAGTCCCAAGAACCTCAAAGATATCCAAAAGCTCACCGGCCGACTAACCGCACTATCCCGGTTCCTCAGAGCCTCGGCACAAAAGGCAATTCCTTTCTTCAAACTTATGAAAAAAGGGATTCCGTTCAAATGGGAGAAAGAATGCGAAGAAGCTTTCCAACACTTCAAAAGGGTCCTAACAGAACCTCCAATCCTCGCAAAACCTCAAACAGGGGAAACGCTATACTTGTACCTCTCCATAACGGAAGAAATAATCGCAGCAGCACTCGTCCGGAAAAACGAGAAAAAGGAACAAAAGCCCATATACTTCATAAGCAAGGTACTACAAGACACGGAAGCCCGTTATTCACGACTAGAAAAACTGGCTTTCGCACTCCTCTCGGCATCCCGACGACTACGACAATACTTCCAGGCCCACCCCATAACGGTCCGAACCGACCAAACGGTCAAACAAGTTTTACAAAAACCCGACCTAGCAGGAAGAATGCTAGCATGGTCCATCGAGTTATCTCAATTCCAGATCAAGTTCGAGCCCCGAAACGCCATCAAAGCACAAGCCTTGACCGACTTCATCGCCGAGATGACCCCGACCAAGCTGACACCCGAACCATGGAAACTGCACGTCGATGGCTCATCAAACTCCACTCACGGAGGTGCCGGAATTATACTCGAAAACCAAAATGGGATCACAATTGAACAATCAATAAGATACGACTTTCCAGTATCAAataaccaagcagaatacgagGCCCTTTTGGCAGGCCTAAACTTAGCTCGGGAAGTCGGCGCCAAGGTACTCGAAGTTAACACCGATTCCCAGGTGGTATGCTCCCAAATCAACGGGAGCTACCAAACCCGGGACCCCCTGCTCCAACAATACCTCAAAAAAGTAAGtgaaacaaaagaaagattCGAAAACGTCTCCATACATCACGTCCCCAGGGAGCGAAACGCCAGGGCGGATCTACTTTCCAAGCTAGCCAGCACGAAGTCAGGACACGGCAACAGATCGCTAATCCAGGAGGTCGTTAAGTCGCCTTCCGTATCAACGGAAATCAACGCACACCTAACATCCTCAAACCGGGAATCTTGGACATACCCGATCTTGCAATATCTCCGCGACGGAATCCTACCACCAGATCCGAAAGAAGAgaggaaaataaaaagagaagcCGCTAACTACACCATTATAGCAGGACAACTATACAAACGCGGATTCTCGCAGCCCCTACTTAAATGTGTAGAACCCGAGCACACGGAATACATACTCCGCGAGATCCACGAAGGCTGCTGTGGCCACCACATCGGAGGAAAAACGCTAGCCCAAAAAGTCACCAGGGCCGGCTATTTCTGGCCCACAATCATTCGAGATTCCATGCAACTCACAAAAAGCTGTGACAAATGCCAAAAGCATGCCAATATCCACCAAGCCGCCCCACACCAACTCAGCGTTATATCGGCTGAACGGCCATTCGGCAGTTGGGGGATCGACCTCGTCGGGCCCTTCCCCACGGCACCCGGCCAACTCAGATATCTCATCGTCGCCATAGattactacaccaaatggattGAAGCCGAACCCCTGGCCTCCATCACGGCAACCCAATGCCGGAAATTCGTATGGCGACAGATCATTACTCGGTTCGGAATTCCCGAAGTCATCATCTCCGACAACGGAACCCAATTCACAGACAAAAAATTCAGAGAACTCTTAGAAGGATTGCACGTATCCCATCGCTTCAGCTCGGTAGAACATCCCCAAACAAACGGACAGGTGGAATCCGCCAACAAAGTTATCGTCAAAGGACTTAAGAAACGACTTGACAAAGCCAAGGGATTATGGACAGACGAGTTGGGATCAGTCCTATGGTCATACCGAACAACACCCCAAACGAGCACGGGAGAAACGCCCTTCCGACTAACATACGGCGTAGAAGCTGTCATCCCAGTAGAAATCGGGGACCCCAGCCCCAGAAAAACGGTTGGAGGTAACGACGAAGAAGCAGAACGAGACCTCATAGACGAAGCAAGAAGCATAGCCCACGTCAAAGAATTAGCACTCAAACAAAGGATCAGCCTAAGGTATAATCACGACGTCATTCGACGAGAATTCGCGGACAACGACCTCGTCTTACGACGAAACGATATCGGCCTTCCGAccccaggagaaggaaagctcgcacCCAACTGGGAAGGACCATACAGAGTCAAGGCCGTAATAGGAAAAGGAGCGTATAAACTCGAACGACTAGACGGCAGCGAAATACCGAGAACTTGGAACGCAGCCAACTTACGAAGATACTACACTTAA